One Candidatus Acidiferrales bacterium genomic region harbors:
- a CDS encoding Gfo/Idh/MocA family oxidoreductase — MVLRGNDSRKSRLLIIGCGSIGQRHAKVLRELGVEDVLLFDTDEKRAESLGRELQMEEFHTLEDAFKAEPDAAVICAPTGLHLELAFEALRHNCHLFIEKPISHSTDGVADLLHEVAEKERLLLAGYNFRFDPLLNTAKQWLNEKRIGTVTGARLHFGSYLPWRHPLEDYRAGYGACKSLGGGVILDAIHEIDIALWFFGWPDSIYSAGGKYSDLEIDVEDTAEITITYADKVVSVHLDFVQRPAERWFEVTGTGGRIAGNLFARSLRWFDGVSQKWFSTDIGTTIEDTYRSEMRHFLDCLEGKDTPLIDGETAVQSLILAEEAKQSMQWRLPISLSGLDLWEEAIGRTVSRR; from the coding sequence ATGGTTTTGCGAGGCAACGATTCGAGAAAATCGAGACTGCTGATTATAGGGTGCGGTTCAATTGGGCAGAGACATGCGAAGGTCCTTCGCGAACTGGGCGTGGAGGATGTCCTGCTCTTCGATACGGACGAGAAAAGAGCGGAGAGTCTTGGGCGCGAGCTGCAAATGGAAGAATTCCATACGCTCGAAGATGCATTTAAGGCAGAGCCAGACGCGGCTGTGATTTGTGCGCCGACCGGGCTGCATCTTGAGCTTGCATTCGAAGCGCTCAGGCACAACTGCCATTTGTTCATCGAAAAACCTATTTCGCATTCGACAGACGGCGTGGCCGACCTTTTGCATGAAGTGGCTGAAAAAGAGCGACTGCTTTTAGCTGGATACAATTTCCGATTTGATCCGTTGCTCAATACAGCGAAGCAGTGGCTGAACGAGAAGCGAATTGGCACGGTCACAGGCGCGCGACTGCACTTCGGCTCCTATTTGCCGTGGCGCCATCCGCTAGAGGACTATCGCGCGGGATACGGCGCATGCAAGAGTCTCGGCGGCGGGGTGATTCTGGACGCGATACACGAGATCGATATCGCTTTATGGTTTTTCGGCTGGCCTGACAGCATTTACTCCGCGGGGGGGAAATACAGCGACCTGGAAATTGATGTAGAGGATACGGCGGAGATCACCATTACGTATGCAGACAAGGTCGTCTCGGTTCATCTCGATTTTGTGCAGAGGCCGGCCGAGCGATGGTTCGAAGTGACCGGCACGGGAGGGAGAATCGCGGGGAATTTGTTTGCGCGATCGCTGCGATGGTTTGATGGCGTTTCGCAAAAATGGTTTTCGACAGATATCGGCACGACGATTGAGGATACGTATCGATCGGAGATGCGCCATTTCCTCGATTGCCTAGAGGGGAAGGACACACCACTGATCGATGGGGAGACTGCTGTCCAGTCGCTCATTCTGGCTGAGGAGGCAAAACAATCAATGCAATGGCGATTGCCAATCTCTCTCTCAGGATTGGATTTGTGGGAGGAAGCCATTGGGCGCACAGTTTCTCGCCGGTGA